In the genome of Arthrobacter alpinus, the window CGAGACCGCTCCCTTGAGCTGATTGAACGGGCCGCCCTAGCCGGCAATGACACCTTGATGGTCACCGTCGACACCGCTGTTGCCGGCGCCAGGCTCCGGGATGTTCGAAACGGCATGACGATCCCGCCGGCACTGACGCTCAAGACTGTACTGGATGCTTCCTACCGGCCGGCGTGGTGGTTCAATTTTCTCACCCACGAGCCCCTCGTCTTTGCCTCACTGTCGCGTTTCACCGGGACAGCTGCCGATCTGATCAATTCCATGTTTGACCCCACGTTGACCTTTGATGACTTGGCGTGGCTGCGCGAAACCTGGAAGGGCAAGCTCGTAGTAAAAGGCATTCAGACGGTTGAAGACGCTCGGAAAGTGGTGGACCACGGGGCCGACGGCGTGGTCCTCTCCAACCATGGCGGCCGACAACTGGACCGGGCGCCCATTCCATTCCATTTACTTCCCGAAGTGAACGCCGCCCTTAAGGCTGACAACAGTGACGCGGCGATCATGCTTGATACGGGAATCATGAGCGGGGCGGACATTATTGCTGCGCTGGCCTTGGGCGCCGATTTCACGTTGATCGGCCGGGCTTACCTTTACGGCCTTATGGCCGGTGGCCGGGCAGGCGTGGACCGTGCACTGGAAATTCTCGAGACTGACATGCGCCGCACCATGGCACTCCTGGGTGTCAGTAAGATCTCCGAGCTGACGCCTGACCACGTCCGGCTTCTGCCGAAGTAACCACCGGATTGTTCAGGGTTAACAAAACGGTCGGTGTACCTTCACTTGTCATGAAGGTACACCGACCTAATTTGTCAGCTCAGTTATTCCCAATGCGGATTACGTCACTTACTTGGCTGCACCGTTGTTGGTCTTGAGCTCACGGTTCGAGGGGATGTCCGCCCAGCCGCCGAGTCCCAGGTTGCCGTAGGAGCGGTCCACGGTAGCCGAGGCGCCCTCAATGTCCAGACGAACTGTGGGGCCGAGGGTACCGCCACGCACGAAGTTGTCCTTGGTTCCGATGGTGTCGATGAACGACTGCACCAGACCGTTAGGCATCACGTAGTGCGAGTATGCCTGGAACTGTCCCGGGTGCTGGTTGTAGTCCGGAGCAAATGGCGTACCGGAGGCAAAGTTCAGGTTGGTGGGGCTACCCAGAGCGAGGCCCGAACCACGGTTCAACGGCTGGTAGTCGCTGCGGATGCCGTCACCAACAAAGCCGTACACGCCTTCCGGGCCGTCGATGCCGGCGGCGAAGGTCGAACGGTGGCTGATGGTGAACAGGTAGTACTTGCCGTCCTTCATGTAGATCTGCGGACGCTCGGTCTGGTCGGTGACGCAATTAGCCGACAAGATCGGAGGCAGGAACTCCCACTTCGTCAGTTCCTTGTTGGTTGCACGGGCCAGGCCTACGTTACCGATCTGGTAAGTTGCACCGGATTTGTTGACCTCGGCGACGGTTTCGCCGTTGGTCTCGCCCTCGCGGTAGCCGAGGTCTTCGGCGGTGCACTGGGCTTCGTCACGCTTCTGAGCGGTGTTGCCTTCGAAAACCATGTAGGTCTCGCCCGGGTGGGCCGGATCTTCAAAGGTGAACGGGTCACGGAAGTTGAAGAACTGGTTCTGCTCAGCGT includes:
- a CDS encoding alpha-hydroxy acid oxidase, whose amino-acid sequence is MTNSTDPGSKDVPAALRRRFPKYADLAPLMQFKKPDFSKSARLRSASTIWDLRDMAKRRTPQAPFDYTDGAAEAEITLRRAREAFLDIEFRPGILRDVSTIDLSTSILGKASKLPVGIAPTGFTRMMQSEGEYAGSQAAQAAGIPYTLSTMGTASIEDVAEAAPNGRNWFQLYLWTDRDRSLELIERAALAGNDTLMVTVDTAVAGARLRDVRNGMTIPPALTLKTVLDASYRPAWWFNFLTHEPLVFASLSRFTGTAADLINSMFDPTLTFDDLAWLRETWKGKLVVKGIQTVEDARKVVDHGADGVVLSNHGGRQLDRAPIPFHLLPEVNAALKADNSDAAIMLDTGIMSGADIIAALALGADFTLIGRAYLYGLMAGGRAGVDRALEILETDMRRTMALLGVSKISELTPDHVRLLPK